The following proteins are co-located in the Quadrisphaera sp. RL12-1S genome:
- a CDS encoding ROK family transcriptional regulator: MHVARPGQRERTTSTRALRQASTTSVLEALWHGEPVTGSDLIATTGLTRATVHDVCADLIAAGWVEELADQRAHGSYARGRPARRYGLRARAGVVLGLEASSARCTALVTDLLGTPLGTAESTCRRDAGERRTAAGEAAGAALAEAGATVDEVLACTVAVPAPIAASGRVEVRSNPYWVLMDAGLSEHLQRRLSCPVRLANDADLAALAEGRRGGAAGVRDHITVLADGGFGAGLVAAGSLVRGRWGRGGEMRWLDLVTDVGAPIGLGPLLAFWDAEGTDAFPDTHGPLEAEPGTGDLEADLERAQRVLRSAAAGDPRALEVTQRAGRHLARVVATAAGLFDPEVVVLAGQLAADLAPVVDAAAAILPELLDEPVPRLVTSRLGGDVIALGAAQQALDDVRAGALDLRLPGAAASLAGR; encoded by the coding sequence GTGCACGTCGCCCGCCCGGGGCAGCGGGAGAGGACCACCTCCACCCGTGCTCTCCGCCAGGCCTCCACGACCTCCGTGCTGGAGGCGCTCTGGCACGGCGAGCCCGTCACCGGCAGCGACCTCATCGCCACCACCGGCCTGACCCGCGCCACCGTCCACGACGTCTGCGCCGACCTCATCGCCGCCGGCTGGGTGGAGGAGCTCGCGGACCAGCGCGCCCACGGCAGCTACGCCCGGGGGCGACCGGCCCGGCGGTACGGCCTGCGAGCGCGTGCGGGCGTCGTCCTGGGCCTGGAGGCCTCCAGCGCGCGCTGCACCGCCCTGGTGACCGACCTGCTCGGCACCCCCCTGGGCACCGCCGAGAGCACCTGCCGGCGCGACGCCGGCGAGCGCAGGACGGCGGCCGGCGAGGCGGCGGGGGCGGCCCTGGCCGAAGCCGGCGCCACCGTCGACGAGGTGCTGGCCTGCACGGTCGCGGTGCCGGCGCCCATCGCTGCCTCCGGACGGGTCGAGGTCCGCAGCAACCCGTACTGGGTGCTCATGGACGCAGGGCTCAGCGAGCACCTGCAGCGCCGGCTGTCGTGCCCGGTCCGCCTGGCCAACGACGCCGACCTCGCGGCGCTGGCCGAGGGCCGCCGGGGCGGGGCGGCCGGCGTGCGGGACCACATCACGGTGCTGGCCGACGGCGGCTTCGGCGCCGGCCTCGTGGCGGCCGGCTCCCTGGTGCGGGGGCGGTGGGGCCGGGGCGGGGAGATGCGCTGGCTGGACCTGGTCACCGACGTCGGCGCCCCCATCGGGCTGGGCCCGCTGCTGGCCTTCTGGGACGCGGAGGGCACCGACGCCTTCCCCGACACCCACGGGCCGCTGGAGGCCGAGCCCGGCACCGGGGACCTCGAGGCCGACCTCGAGCGGGCCCAGCGGGTGCTGCGCTCCGCGGCGGCGGGCGACCCGCGCGCCCTCGAGGTCACCCAGCGCGCCGGGCGCCACCTGGCGCGGGTCGTCGCCACGGCAGCGGGGCTGTTCGACCCGGAGGTCGTGGTGCTCGCCGGTCAGCTCGCGGCCGACCTGGCCCCCGTCGTCGACGCGGCGGCCGCGATCCTGCCCGAGCTCCTCGACGAGCCCGTGCCGCGCCTGGTGACCTCCCGCCTCGGCGGCGACGTCATCGCGCTCGGGGCAGCACAGCAGGCCCTGGACGACGTCCGCGCCGGCGCGCTGGACCTCCGCCTGCCCGGCGCCGCCGCGTCCCTGGCCGGGCGCTGA
- a CDS encoding carbohydrate ABC transporter permease yields MLLPALLLFTLLIIGPALAGMFYSVTNYVGYGEYSFVGLSNYLVLFTDPRILSSYGFTIGFSVVTVLLVNAIALFLAVLLNSKIKFKTALRGVFFIPMVVSGIVIAYVFNYIFSTSIPAVFGGSSILANADWAWVAVVVVTAWQAIPSALIIYLAGLLAIPEEVYEASSLDGATPWRQFTSITLPLVAGYVVINTVLGFKNFLNAYDIIVGLTNGGPGTATSSVAMTIFTGFTSGDYAYQMANAVVFFIITVLISIAQLRIINRRGVSL; encoded by the coding sequence ATGCTGCTGCCCGCGCTGCTGCTGTTCACCCTGCTCATCATCGGGCCGGCGCTCGCGGGCATGTTCTACTCCGTCACCAACTACGTCGGCTACGGCGAGTACAGCTTCGTCGGGCTGTCGAACTACCTGGTGCTCTTCACCGACCCGCGCATCCTGAGCTCCTACGGGTTCACCATCGGCTTCTCCGTGGTCACGGTGCTGCTCGTGAACGCCATCGCGCTGTTCCTCGCGGTGCTGCTCAACTCGAAGATCAAGTTCAAGACGGCGCTGCGCGGGGTCTTCTTCATCCCCATGGTGGTCTCGGGCATCGTCATCGCCTACGTCTTCAACTACATCTTCTCGACGTCGATCCCCGCCGTCTTCGGCGGCAGCAGCATCCTGGCGAACGCGGACTGGGCCTGGGTGGCCGTCGTCGTCGTCACCGCGTGGCAGGCGATCCCGAGCGCGCTGATCATCTACCTCGCCGGGCTGCTCGCCATCCCCGAGGAGGTCTACGAGGCCTCCTCCCTGGACGGCGCGACCCCGTGGCGCCAGTTCACCTCCATCACGCTGCCGCTGGTGGCGGGCTACGTGGTGATCAACACGGTGCTCGGCTTCAAGAACTTCCTCAACGCCTACGACATCATCGTCGGCCTCACCAACGGCGGCCCCGGGACGGCGACCTCGTCCGTGGCCATGACCATCTTCACGGGCTTCACCAGCGGTGACTACGCCTACCAGATGGCCAACGCGGTGGTCTTCTTCATCATCACCGTGCTCATCTCCATCGCCCAGCTCCGCATCATCAACCGCCGAGGGGTGAGTCTCTGA
- a CDS encoding ABC transporter substrate-binding protein yields the protein MNGPPRGGMSRRSLLKLVGLGAAAGAVPLSLAGCGSSAGAGRETLRWVANKPEVLAYFDDLAQQYNASQSAVTIDHDGTQTSIVPQFVRGAPPDVACYNYNLETSNYVRGGVLTDLADLPEAGTINPSYQSLVDQYANFEGQTSVLPWSVTAAGVIYNVKLFADNGVEVPTTFPELVEACEKFKAAGITPIYTTARDPWTTRQGMWDYATGSGADVPAFYKAKLAEGDGAKPTFLETFSPVMKNILALRDYFNPDFPSKTYADGNLAMGQGKVAMYCQGPWALGEIAKTDANLELGTFALPMTEDADDRAARVNLDLALWVPVASGDVAEATKFVQWMMRPEVCTTYNQKNLAFSPLQGAQGTTDPRTAGLAPYLDAGRIYQGSSTFVPNTIPLENYFQGALLDGDGDGMLRTLDADWNRLAERSALS from the coding sequence GTGAACGGTCCTCCGCGCGGCGGCATGAGCCGCCGCTCCCTGCTCAAGCTGGTGGGCCTCGGCGCTGCCGCTGGAGCGGTCCCGCTGTCGCTGGCCGGCTGCGGCTCCAGCGCCGGCGCCGGTCGCGAGACCCTCCGGTGGGTGGCGAACAAGCCTGAGGTGCTCGCCTACTTCGACGACCTGGCGCAGCAGTACAACGCCAGTCAGAGCGCCGTGACCATCGACCACGACGGCACGCAGACCTCGATCGTCCCGCAGTTCGTGCGCGGGGCCCCGCCGGACGTCGCCTGCTACAACTATAACCTCGAGACCTCGAACTACGTGCGCGGCGGCGTGCTCACCGACCTCGCGGACCTGCCCGAGGCGGGGACGATCAACCCGTCCTACCAGTCGCTGGTCGACCAGTACGCCAACTTCGAGGGCCAGACCAGCGTGCTGCCGTGGTCGGTGACCGCTGCGGGCGTCATCTACAACGTCAAGCTCTTCGCGGACAACGGCGTCGAGGTGCCCACCACCTTCCCCGAGCTGGTGGAGGCCTGCGAGAAGTTCAAGGCCGCGGGGATCACGCCCATCTACACCACGGCCCGCGACCCGTGGACCACGCGCCAGGGGATGTGGGACTACGCGACGGGCTCCGGCGCCGACGTCCCCGCCTTCTACAAGGCCAAGCTGGCCGAGGGTGACGGGGCCAAGCCGACCTTCCTGGAGACCTTCAGCCCGGTGATGAAGAACATCCTCGCGCTGCGCGACTACTTCAACCCCGACTTCCCCTCCAAGACCTATGCCGACGGCAACCTCGCCATGGGCCAGGGGAAGGTCGCCATGTACTGCCAGGGCCCCTGGGCGCTCGGTGAGATCGCCAAGACCGACGCGAACCTCGAGCTGGGGACGTTCGCGCTGCCCATGACCGAGGACGCCGACGACCGGGCCGCCCGCGTCAACCTCGACCTGGCGCTGTGGGTCCCCGTCGCGAGCGGCGACGTCGCCGAGGCCACGAAGTTCGTCCAGTGGATGATGCGGCCCGAGGTCTGCACCACCTACAACCAGAAGAACCTCGCGTTCTCCCCCCTCCAGGGCGCCCAGGGGACGACCGACCCGCGCACCGCGGGGCTCGCTCCCTACCTCGACGCCGGGCGCATCTACCAGGGCTCGAGCACCTTCGTGCCCAACACCATCCCCCTCGAGAACTACTTCCAGGGCGCCCTCCTGGACGGAGACGGAGACGGCATGCTGCGCACCCTCGACGCGGACTGGAACCGCCTCGCCGAGCGGTCGGCCCTCTCGTGA
- a CDS encoding cation diffusion facilitator family transporter: protein MSAGHNHASAAGGDRKRLAQALVVTLVVLVSGVVGGLVTGSLALLADAGHMLTDAAGLGVALLASSLALRPATQARTWGLQRAEVLAAVLQAAMLLAVGVLIAVEGVRRLLDPPDVASTGMLVFGAVGLAGNAVALWVLTRGGGGRHDHAHDDGHRERPMGLNRRAAVLEVVSDGLGSAAVLVAAGVIALTGWTRADAVVSLLIGLLIVPRTLVLLREAADVLLEAVPRGLDLAAVRAHLVEQPHVLAVHDLHASQISTGLPVLTAHIVLDDSCFVDGHAPEVLDQLQACVASHFPVSITHSTFQVEPASHADHEHGVHA, encoded by the coding sequence GTGAGCGCCGGGCACAACCACGCCAGCGCCGCAGGCGGGGACCGCAAGCGCCTCGCGCAGGCCCTCGTCGTCACGCTGGTCGTCCTGGTCAGCGGAGTCGTCGGCGGCCTGGTGACGGGCTCGCTGGCCCTGCTGGCCGACGCCGGCCACATGCTCACGGACGCCGCGGGGCTCGGGGTCGCCCTGCTGGCCTCGAGCCTGGCCCTGCGCCCCGCCACGCAGGCGCGCACCTGGGGCCTGCAGCGGGCCGAGGTGCTCGCCGCGGTGCTCCAGGCGGCGATGCTGCTCGCCGTCGGCGTCCTCATCGCCGTCGAGGGCGTCCGCCGCCTGCTCGACCCGCCTGACGTCGCCTCCACCGGGATGCTCGTCTTCGGAGCGGTCGGCCTGGCGGGCAACGCCGTGGCGCTCTGGGTCCTCACCCGCGGGGGCGGCGGCCGCCACGACCACGCGCACGACGACGGCCACCGCGAGCGGCCCATGGGTCTCAACCGCCGCGCCGCGGTCCTCGAGGTCGTCAGCGACGGCCTGGGCTCCGCCGCCGTCCTGGTGGCCGCGGGGGTCATCGCGCTGACGGGCTGGACCCGGGCGGACGCCGTGGTCTCGCTGCTCATCGGGCTGCTCATCGTCCCCAGGACCCTCGTCCTGCTGCGCGAGGCCGCCGACGTCCTGCTCGAGGCCGTCCCGCGGGGCCTGGACCTGGCGGCCGTGCGCGCCCACCTCGTCGAGCAGCCGCACGTCCTGGCCGTGCACGACCTGCACGCCAGCCAGATCAGCACCGGCCTGCCGGTGCTGACGGCGCACATCGTCCTCGACGACTCCTGCTTCGTGGACGGCCACGCCCCGGAGGTGCTCGACCAGCTCCAGGCGTGCGTGGCCAGCCACTTCCCCGTGAGCATCACCCACTCGACGTTCCAGGTCGAGCCGGCGAGCCACGCCGACCACGAGCACGGGGTCCATGCGTGA
- the glpX gene encoding class II fructose-bisphosphatase gives MTHSTPVSTPSTTSTSRNDRPDRNLALELVRATEAAAIRAVPFIGKGDKIAVDGAAVDAMRAFLATVSFDGVVVIGEGEKDEAPMLFNGERVGNGQGPACDVAVDPVDGTSMAAAGRQNALSVIAVADRGAMLDASSVFYMDKLVTGPEGRGVVDIRKPVGENIRALAAALGKQPEEVVVAILDRPRHEGIVREIREAGAGTRLLLDGDVAGGINAARAGTRIDMCVGIGGSPEGVTTACAVKALGGFMQGVLAPKDDAERDRGLAAGLLMDHVYDADDLVKGEDAFFVATGVTDGGLLDGVRHVDGIIRTESIVLRTQSGTVRRVVAEHLAAKWL, from the coding sequence ATGACGCACAGCACCCCGGTCAGCACGCCCAGCACCACGTCCACCAGCCGGAACGACCGCCCCGACCGCAACCTCGCCCTCGAGCTGGTGCGCGCCACGGAGGCCGCGGCCATCCGGGCCGTCCCGTTCATCGGCAAGGGCGACAAGATCGCCGTCGACGGAGCCGCTGTCGACGCGATGCGCGCCTTCCTGGCGACCGTCTCCTTCGACGGCGTCGTCGTCATCGGGGAGGGCGAGAAGGACGAGGCGCCCATGCTCTTCAACGGCGAGCGGGTCGGCAACGGCCAGGGCCCCGCCTGCGACGTGGCGGTCGATCCCGTCGACGGCACCTCGATGGCGGCCGCGGGCCGCCAGAACGCCCTGTCCGTCATCGCCGTGGCGGACCGCGGCGCCATGCTCGACGCGTCCAGCGTCTTCTACATGGACAAGCTGGTCACCGGACCGGAGGGCCGCGGCGTCGTGGACATCCGCAAGCCGGTGGGCGAGAACATCCGCGCCCTCGCCGCTGCGCTGGGCAAGCAGCCCGAGGAGGTCGTCGTCGCGATCCTGGACAGGCCCCGGCACGAGGGGATCGTCCGGGAGATCCGCGAGGCGGGGGCGGGGACCCGGCTCCTGCTGGACGGTGACGTGGCCGGGGGCATCAACGCGGCGCGCGCGGGCACCCGCATCGACATGTGCGTGGGCATCGGAGGCAGTCCCGAGGGAGTCACGACGGCGTGCGCCGTCAAGGCCCTGGGCGGCTTCATGCAGGGCGTGCTGGCCCCCAAGGACGACGCCGAGCGCGACCGCGGCCTCGCGGCCGGTCTGCTCATGGACCACGTCTACGACGCCGACGACCTCGTCAAGGGCGAGGACGCGTTCTTCGTGGCGACCGGCGTCACCGACGGCGGCCTGCTGGACGGGGTCCGCCACGTCGACGGCATCATCCGCACCGAGTCCATCGTGCTGCGCACGCAGTCGGGCACCGTGCGCCGCGTGGTGGCCGAGCACCTCGCGGCGAAGTGGCTCTGA
- a CDS encoding ArsR/SmtB family transcription factor — MATLTSLADRSAPPAAGARVLARFGHALSDPTRARLLLALRQAPGYPAELADELGVSRQNLSNHLACLRGCGLVVASQEGRRVRYALADPALGHALEDLLSAVAAVDLLAEEGHR; from the coding sequence GTGGCCACCCTGACGAGCCTCGCCGACCGCAGCGCTCCCCCCGCCGCCGGAGCGCGCGTGCTCGCGCGCTTCGGGCACGCCCTGTCGGACCCCACGCGGGCGCGGCTGCTGCTCGCCCTGCGCCAGGCGCCGGGGTACCCCGCGGAGCTGGCTGACGAGCTGGGCGTCTCCCGCCAGAACCTGTCGAACCACCTGGCCTGCCTGCGCGGCTGCGGCCTGGTCGTGGCCTCGCAGGAGGGGCGGCGCGTGCGCTACGCCCTGGCCGACCCGGCGCTCGGCCACGCCCTGGAGGACCTCCTGTCCGCCGTCGCCGCCGTCGACCTCCTCGCCGAGGAGGGCCACCGGTGA